From the Glycine max cultivar Williams 82 chromosome 11, Glycine_max_v4.0, whole genome shotgun sequence genome, the window GACCAACAAGATCGTAACAGTGTTGTTTATGTGAGTTTTGGGAGTATTGCAGCAATAAGTGAGGCTGAGTTCTTGGAGATTGCTTGGGGGTTAGCCAACAGCAAGCAGCCGTTCTTGTGGGTGATTCGACCTGGGCTAATCCATGGTTCAGAATGGTTTGAACCATTGCCAAGTGGGTTCCTAGAGAATTTGGGAGGAAGAGGCTACATTGTCAAATGGGCTCCTCAAGAACAAGTGCTTAGCCATCCTGCAGTGGGAGCATTTTGGACTCATAATGGTTGGAACTCAACTCTAGAGAGCATATGTGAAGGGGTTCCAATGATTTGTATGCCATGTTTTGCAGACCAAAAGGTCAATGCCAAATATGCAAGCAGTGTTTGGAGGGTTGGGGTGCAATTACAGAATAAGCTAGATAGAGGAGAGGTAGAGAAGACCATTAAAACACTCATGGTTGGGGATGAAGGGAACGAGATTAGAGAGAATGCCTTAAATTTGAAGGAAAAGGTAAATGTTTCCTTGAAACAAGGTGGTTCGTCTTACTGTTTCCTTGATAGATTGGTTAGTGACATATTGTCACTGAAATCTGCTACATCTAGAGTTCACTGATATCTTTACTAACAATCAACCGGCCACATGTATTGCAAAAAGCAATTCAATTTATGAATCAACAAAATAGACTGAAGGAAAAAGCTGTCATCAAATTGTAATTCAATCAAATGCTGATATAGCACATAATATCAGCTACCAATTCCTCTTACCTTGTCTACAGTTTACTTGTACTTTTATTAGTCTACAATTTTTTGCTTATACTCCTCTAGGTTTATCTgtagtgggataaggcttttATTGTTTGTTGTTTATTCCACTAGGTTTATTTCCTAACATTAAAGATTAGGTTTATACTGTATAACTCATACATATtgcctttgattttttatttttaggtggATAATGGATATATAGCTAGTCGATTTCTATCTATTAGAGTCTCTTCCCTCTTTCTTCTATGTCATGCCTTCCAATCTTATGCTTGTATTCATATCAAACTTGGCTAGACGTGAGCCATTTTGATGCAAACTCCACCTAGGTAGGATATAGAATAAGACTACTATGCATGCAATTGACTAGCTAGTAAAAAATAGTGTGTGCTTCATTGTCATATTAAAGCAAATAATATTTCAGTTGAGGCACAACGTAAATGCCCACCTATATATATCAATCTCATGTTAAACTTCTTAAATTATCCTACCATTTGTTTGTTGAAGGAAAGCTCAAGTTGTTCTGCACCTATTGTTTCCCTATATCAGAAAGTCTTATGTTATCTACCATCTGTCGTTTGTTCAGGCAAAGCACcatttgaaagtaaaaaaacttattatgcTTTCTTGATTTTCCTCAACCAAAacaataattatgaaaaaaataaaataaaaggctaaTATGTACAGTCACTGTCAGAGTCCAATAACATTGTTTTCTTGTCCAGTTTCACAGCTTTAGTTCTTGTTTAGACCTTTTCTGCAGTTACCTTTGCTGATATATACTATTTTGCCAGCTTATAAATGAGCCTATTTGCATGACAAATGCGAGGCATCTAGAAACTAGAATAGAGGGTACTGGGAAATGAAGCCCTTTGATTCATGGTTGGAATGTGTGTGTAAGTTATTCACATTGCAGATTAAATTGCCCTTTGGTTTTTATTCCTAATGTTCACGACTCCATTGGATTTGGAtggcaaaaagaaaaaggtagaaGTAGAGGTTTCTATTGAGTATTGAAAATTGTTTCTCGTTCTATACTTAACAGTTTATGGGGAGAAGAGAAGGAGTTaagctaatatatatattatagctCAACTACAAACTCGAGGACCATGCATGTACCGACCTATTTACGAAACGATGCAAGGAACGCAAAGAAAGATTAATTCACAAATCTTCATCACTCTCGCTGCTGGTACACGAAGAATCATCCAAGTTCACAGCAGCTACTTTAGAAGCACTAATCCTAAAAGAAGCCGAACGAATCTTGTAGGGCAACTTGGCATTATTATTGCTTATTGCAACCCCACCACCACCACATTCTTGatcattctcttcttcctctctcttcAAATCACTAGGTGGCAAAAAGCAATCTATGGACAACCCTTTAACGTTAAAGTCCACTTCCTCAACTTGCCAAACCTCTTCCATTCTCGTCCTCGAATGTGTCTCGGGGCCGCCACCGAACCTGAACAAGGACACCCATGTCTTCCCAGCGTGTGCTACTTGGATTCCATCCACGGTTCTGTAGTCTTGGATCAGGGACTCCATGTTGGTTTCCCAGTATATGCTCTCGCTTTCGTGAGACTTAAGTTTGAGCAAATGTGAGTCTTCTAGTTGAACTAATAAACCTGTTCTTTGGCTGAAGTAGCCCCACACCGTGTGGCGAACTATCTCCACGTTGCTGTTGCTCCTTGCTCGCAGTGTCGATGACTCCGCTTCGAGTTTCAGTATGAAGCAGTCTTCGTTGTTCACTGTCTTCTCTCCAATGCATATAGAATTGCTGAACAGATTAGCAGTGGACCTTGGATCAAGAccctgttaaaaaaaaaaagtattagatCATTTGCCTATATATCATAATCAAAACGTGAATTCGCTGTTATAGAGTTTCTGACATCTAATGTAAGAATCCATGGTGCACATACATAATGTTTGAAAATCTGttacaaaattatgtttgagaCAAAAGCCATTTTGTCAATAGATCAGGATACTTACATTTTGGAACTTGCGGTGCAACATTTCTAACTACAAACTAAACATGCATATAATAATGTGTTTTACTATAGGCAAATTCTAGTTATTGTGTCTTAGCAgtgtacatttttttctttcttctttttttggtatATTATACTTAAAGCTCTTGAAAACCCATACTTTCTCATATTACCACCTTGTATAAAAGGGTTTAATTTCAGCTTCCCGctattagttaatttttcagTTTTCGGTTAGCTTTTAGCTAGATTTATCAAATATAGTCAAAAGTCTCTCATGAAATagttaaagataattaaaagtGTATATAAGCATCCAAGGATTGGGTCCTGCCAATTGGTTTGGATTGTTTGGACAATACACCTTCTATATacttaatatacatatacattctCCTATTAGACTCTTACTTTACGTTTTAACATGATATGAGAGCTCAACAGAATATATCATGGAATTGAGATTTTAACATTTAGAAGTTAAAATttctataaacaaaatatttagaagttaaaataaaatttatattgttaacATTTACTAACTTTTACATTGGTGGAGGTCACACGTGAAGGTCAAATTTTATATCTTACCCGAACGGCAAGTAAATAACAAATCCAATTGGTTGAAgactggggggggggggggggtccaGGCAAAAGAATAAAGCAGGTTGTCACACACGGAGGAAAGGTTCAGATATTATTGTTGACTTGTCTTAATCGCAACTACTAATAACTAGGAAAAATTCCCTATTTGACTTTTAAAGGGAGATTTTCCCCGTGTTCCCTTCTTAGAATGTTGaccttttattaaaatttaatatttaagacCTTATGGTTCTGGGAGGGGATAATTAGGGACATAAATTTCAATGGGaaagcaacaacaaagaaaataagcttttttttttaattttttttatcgtttGCTAATTCCTTTAGAAAATGGGAAGCACTTTGTTACGCAGACTTTTTTCCTTCCTTGCTGGCATGTGTTGGTTTCGGAGGTTGACAACAACCAACCCCACTTTTCTTCTCATATGCTAAGTGGAGCAAAGACTATTTGAGGAGTTTGAAAGAGAGTACTTGAAGTGGGAAAGCAGCACATAAGAAACAAAGCAAAACACTAAAGAAAGtataaagagaaaaaactaaAGTAACTCCTAagcatgatttttttatcaggtaaatattaattgttaattttttgttaatagaaAGAATCGGATgttactttttcttctttcttaactACTTAATAAACATTATATCCCTTAAGCCATAAGCAAGGTTGGACTTCAATGATCCTTTAGACTATTCATATTTATCAAAGGAACCCACTTCACGCATACTACTAGGCATAGCAAGTCTCTAGAGGCAATTCTCCAATTACCATGAAAATCAGTGAAGAATAACGTCCTCTAGTAGAATGATTCCATTTTTTACCCCACCCATATACTAATCATAATCAAGCATGCTCTATTCTGCCCTATACAAACAAACAATCACATATCATCAATTTTATCATGACATGCATCATAATTAAGCATGCTCCTTTAAGTTccatacaaaaaattaatccaccctttttttaaaaaaatgattagaaCTATGAAGAACTTATGATTACCTGTAAGAAACGTCTGAGAGGTCTTGGTGGGCCTCTAGAAGCATGAGAATGATGCCAAGGGGTTTGCCTCCATGCCACTTTACCATCACTCCCGGCACTGATCTTGTAGCCAGAAACCACAAGCTCTAGGCACCACAACTCTGGCCTCTTCTGCCACACCACGAAACCCCCCACCTCTCCCTTCATCTGCAAGTTCTTCACCTTCTTACTATTCACACTCCCTTCCCCTGCTGAAAACTCTGATGTTGCCATCTTCACCTGCCCCATAGCATACATGCTGTCCACACTATTCAAAGCACGCTCTCCTCCCACCGCCGCCACGTACTGCTTCACTATGTATTTAGCCATTGAAACCTCCTGCACAAGCATACACAACACACAAACACAATCAGTGAACATAACAAAATTAGTAACCAAATTTAGCGACGGAAATATTATTTTCCCTCGCCAAACATTCTAGCTCCACAACAATTTTAGTGATGGAGTGTTAAAAAATTGCATGTTCTGCTTCTgtcactaattttaatttttctaataaaacgAAATGGTCTCtacttttttctaataaaacttTGGTACAGTTCTAGTTCTATAGGTGTTGTTTGTATATTGTTCTCTAATCAGAATTGGAGTTTCATTTGGTTAATGTACCTAAAAAATGTTTGCATGTAGATTATCAAAATGAAACTCCAGATTGAAGAACCGTACAAACAACACTTAAAGAATTGTATATAAATTTTGTCCTTGAATCATTgtctattgaaaaaaaaaagtgaaattaaagaaaagatcACTGACAATGTGTTGGTCTTTAATGCTGCGAGTGATGGGTTGGTTGTCAGAGGCGATAGGTGAAGGGATTAATGGCGCTCCAACAACACCTAACAAAAGCTGAATCTCTGTGTTTTTCCCTCCAAAAACTGCTGCCATGGATGCTGAATTTGATCTCGATTCAGCGTGTGGCTTCATCCAGTTCTTCATGTTGTGCCAAGCTTTGGTGGTTCCACTCTTGTGTGTGAGAATCTCCTCTGGGATAGGGACCTCAAGCACGGTTTCGAGCCCATCCTCACGATCAAGATTGGGACACAGCTTCTTCATAGCAAAGGATTAGTTAAGTACTTCTGATTCCGGACCCAAGAGTGAGATACTTTGGAGATAATAAAGACTAATTAGATAGCTAAGGATATATGAGAAATTAAAGTAACGAGAGAGGCAAGGAAAGCAAGTCTTGAATAGAAAGATAGAAGAATGAATGCTAGTTGTAGTATGAAGAGTAGTATTGAGTATGAAACTTTGGAAAAGATTGCCAACCAAACCAATGGAGGGTCCACCCTTAATATGTAACGTGGTCCGCTATGTCTATGTCGTGTTTGCACGCTTCTATTATTCACTACATGCACTTCATACTAACTTAAATAGAGGTCTCATTAATTAAGcttatttgttaacttttaatttaatattgttgTTGATGGTGACATGTATGTATAGTTTCATTAATTTCAtgttagtcttttttttaaataaagggaGCATGTTAAGTTAGGTTGTCGATTTTTGAACTGCTAAGTTACTGTTTTATGTTACCTTTTAGATATACTGTCACTGTCTTTGTGCTGATGATATCTTCATTAATTTTCTAgctggagaaaaaatgaaactcCTCTAATTCATACACTTAGTTTGGTAAGTTGGTAGTCTTTCACATCAATGTTTCTACTTACCCTGATTAATTGTTCATGTTAATTTTCGGTTCAAAATTTGTATCTCCAGAAAAGGGAGAGTCAATTGGTCAAATCTGTTATTATTTCATTGACTATTGGGTAACCAAGTAGGATCAAATATCTGATTCTGGGTAGAATAGGCTATTGATCCATTCCACTTTCAAGTTGATAACTTGAGAGTAACGAGGACTTCATAAAGTTTGAGTGATTCTTGCGAGTCTTCTTAAATATTACTCAATCAGATGGGCTCGATTTCAACCTCTTATTCCAAATAATTGCTGAGTATTAAATCATAGGACAATTTGAGAAGTACTAGAaccataaataaatatgtgtaaGATAGTAACAAGGTGGTATCCAGTCTTTTTCACATAACTATGTAAGATAGTAACTATATACAAATtgacaatattaattaatttcctgTATTGTGAGAGGGTAAAATATACACTAAATTGGTTCACCACTAATTGAGATACTTTCTCTTTAGACAAATTTAtgcacaaataatttatttttgaatggcTCAGGACTTCTGAAGGTGACAGAAGATCGAAAGCCCCTAAATAGTCTTGATGAAATCAAAGGAGGAAATAgggttaagaaaataaaatttgagatgatttttttataaggatTTGGATTTTCCTAAGTGAGTTATTAGTTTGATTAACGTGTAAAcaattctttaatttaatgtaaGTGCGTTTCATTAACATGTAAACAACCTACATCCAAAGTGTGGGGAAAAATAAAACGaactaaaaaaaagatgagTACTTACAAAGAGACTAGATTGGTATGTATCTTCCACAAACATGCATCCCCCCAAATTATATAGTATAATAAATTAGATAAGATCATGGTTATCCACGTACACTACTACaagcaaaagaaaatgataCACACACGCACACCAATGAGACGCATGTCCAAGAACCACACAAGATTGGTAAATAAATGGCAGCAACATTCAAAATTGTAATTGATGACCTAGGATGAGAAACTGGTTAGGAGCAAGTGAATCTAGCAATTCATGTCGACTCCAATGGGTAGGGAACACGAGCATGTGAGGTGTGCCCTAATCCTATTTCCCATCAAATTGATCGAATAAAGTGGTCCAATCCATTTGAGAAGAAACCGGTTTAGCTGACGAGGATGTATTAACCGACAAATTAAGTTGTTGTCGTTTCCAATCATGCCATGCACGTTCTGTTACAAATCTTTATTGTCTGTTGGGTCTTGCGACGACGTAACAATCTTCCCGTCACAACTAGTAGAAAATTATATAgtagaattttatttatttcttatatataaacaaaataatgtattCTTTAATAGTATTACATACATTATTTTCTTAAGGTTATCATGTCCCCTCTGAAATCTCCGTAGATTGCACAATAGCTCAACACACGAaccaaatatattatattatatataaatgtatattCCTTAAATtatcatcaaagaaaatattctttttgatttggttacaatttttttacttaaattatcatatataatcatttaattaaaattaaacaaaagtataaattatggtattaattataactatttttttagttgcaGTTGAATTTAAACATTTCCCATTAAGGTTGAGTACTTGCACTTTAGGATTAACTTGTGAAATTAATCGAGACTATTCAAATTTGGATAGTttacttaaacaaattaaactaaaatttatacttGAATTGCTTCAAATATGaatattgaacttaatttttataattcattaaaaaataatttattcattaaaattttcatgaaattatttttaaatttattgatttaatacttaataaatattttgagatTAAACAAGAGACCTTTATTTtccaaagtataaaaaaaaaacgagacctttataaaaaaaattagagttaCATATGTGGtaatagttataaataaaattataattatctagttaaaataaattcattgagTAATACAATAgataaaatattactattatttaaatcatttcttgtataaaattgtaattttgtgtATGTTTGTACTTTGTATACATGCATGCGGAAGATATTTATGTGCTTTTAATATTAAGTTGCATATATGATAAAGTTAATTTGGGTTCAATTTGACCAtggtaaatttaaatatttataaataacttaaaaatttatttacgtATTTGCTTCacgtaataattataaaattctttgtgaaattttatataatgaacTTTATCATTACTtgttaatcataattaaaaaaagttataaattgaGAGGTACATAGTGAATGCCCATCAAGTCAGTTGCTCTCATATATCAAAGGAGACTAATTAAGTAGTAGATAGACTTGTTAAACATGGTATGACTATATCCGAAGGAGTGTCTATCTTTCAGACTCCTCCTCACTTAAACATGTGTCtgttgtttctttctttcacgGATTCTAGTTTAGGCTTCTAATCCAGTAACCcactattgtaaaaaaaaaaaaagaagttagatACAGTtgataaatattcaaattatttaagtGAGGTTGtattgtcaattattttatcaaacatatcacaagttttatttataaaaaaattgatctcaaatttaaaattttattttatcaatcaaGAAATGTTAGCGACACTCCTCTAATCAAAATTAAGCATGTTCTACTTGAATGCCATCCATTAATTAATAAAGATTCCATCATTAATTTGTCTCTAATTAATTTGCTTTCCCCAAAGTTTTATTTGCATAGaatcaaacataaatattaaCGGCACAtcataaatacttataaaacTAAACTTGACCTTAGCGAAAAAGCCAAAAAGGTATATATTATGATTGGAATAAAGCATTATTAATTTTCCATATACGTCAAACATTGCACTCAGTAATTCAGAATATCTTAAGAtaacttcaaaaagaaaaaaaaaacatatacttCAGAATTTTAAGCAACCGACCAAGCAAgattaataattgataattacttaattaaagataaataagtTTATACCCAGCCTCATCCCCTCAACAAAACGAAATATACAACTATAAtacccaaaacaaaaaaaaaagtattatcagAGAAGGCGCCTCCAATTAATCTTGCCGTGGaagaataaaatgaattgaatctCACTTCCTTATGAACATGTCAATtgtcaacaaaattttaaataatgctTCGTACATATCTCTTATAATTGCGTCGTCTTATATTTACGTATATGGTGACAAAATCAGAGTCTAAATGTTCAAAAAACGAGATGCATATGGGATCAGAAGAAATcattaaagataattaaaacattctataaatattttataagattaatattaaatttaaaaggttTTATGCAAACATTTAATGATGCACTTGTTAACATAATCATACTAGaacaaaaatttaagataaactGCATCAATGTGGGGGAATCTTGGTGACAAATAGATTGCAGTGCCATGTGTTTAACTTGATGTCCACATGAGACTCAAGCGCTAATTTCGCCGATTAGCGGCAGCAACCGTGCACTATCTACAATTCATTCCGACTAATTATTAATCATATGATTCTTTTTTCGGTGCTATTAATCATAGAATTCTAATTGTTCACTTCATACTTATACCCTTTTGTCCTATTATacactctttatgtttaatttcattttacttaCTACATTTCTCCttgaccaataaaaaaaatagttagggTGCAAAAACGCTACTATACTATTCTctcttattatattatataagacTCAATTATCTTAttgataagattaaaaaaaagtaattaatttaattaatagtaataaatttatcttaaatttataaatttttaaaaatcatctttgtcattattaattttttttcaaatagtttgtcaatatatattgtttaataaaaaatatttttagtctaaaaataattaatataaaaacattataaattaaattttataaaaatacataaccAACAATTTAAACCTAAATCTTATAAATGgagtatttttttgttcatctttgttagtagtatttttttttcttccattgaaattaaactttagaCTTATGACTTGACGTACGCAGCATGGTGACCGACCTATCACGTGGGAATCGTCCACATAATGTCTTTTACGTTTCCTTGTCGTTTCTTCCTTTTTTGGCACTTTGCTTTAAATGAGGTATATTACTTTTAGTATTCTCTATTTTTTCTGCTACAGAACTTCCACAAATGACACCATTCCAATAAACTTTCAGCCCATCACGTCTGTATGGATGAGATTGAATAACATGCAGGAGAAAAAAATGGGAGAaaagttatgaaaaaaatatgaacatttTTTAATGCGACATGTACAGACTATAATTGTCATTACTATAAATTAttgagataaaatataaaagggaaTGATTAAGAGACAAAAGCCCTACTCAATGTTCAACTAAACAAATTCCTACTTAATGCTTTGTCTAATTGTAAACACGTTTAATCGTCTATATATGGACCTTTGGGCTAGTTTGAGGCTAGTTCTGTTTGTTGTCCCCTCAATAATTTCCCATTTTCGCTAATATCTAAAACCTACGTGAATTTTTAGATTATGTATATTACATACACGATACATGTAAGTATTCTTTTTTACAGAACATTAGAACATTAAGTATTCTTCCATTAGAGTTTAATGTTAtcatctaataataaattattatttaaatcaatttaagataattattttaaaaattaataaatttattatatataataaataatgattaaatGACTATATCagtacataatattttttctcttaagtatatacttataatatttcattttttaaaacttaaagtaTGCTTGAATAGCTagcatgaaataaaattaattgctaTTATTTGAActgtttaatataattaaattaaattaaattaaatatattttatttaattaaatagtattatttttctcttaaattttagaatatattACACAGAACTAACTTATTAATTAGTAATGTCTTTATCATTTCATTAACTTCACATATTAATTctctccaaacaaaaaaaaactccacatattaatattttaaccaTTAAATTATGGTGAAAATAATGGTAAtcaaatgtataattttaattttgccaaataaaaaaaatagcaactAAAGATAAATCTAGAAGGTCCCGAACTGGGCCCCTAGAAGGCTCAATCCAATGGGCTTGACCTAAAAACCATCAAATTCGATCCATGATTGTAACGATCCTGAACTAGGGCCACACCACACATCAAATTTGATTGATGATCGTTCCTTTATTATTGTCCAGCTATGTAAATTTACACTCTATTTGTCAAGTTGATAAGTGGtgtcgaaaaaaaaaaatcattttcttattGATGATGTTAATTCATCTTATTTGAACAAGTTATCTAAAAGGGTGAGGGACGAGTCAAACATTTCTTTAGCATGATTAGTGGATGGGTGAAAAAAGCTTTAAAGAGCTTTTTCCAAGGTTGCCCTTATTGTCCAATATTAAGCACGTCTCTTTGGGTGAGATGGTTATAGCTCCTATATAGCTctcttgagaagaaaaaaaattgagatatcGTGCTTCTTAATTACAAAGCCCTTGCATTTTCTTGGCATCTAGTGTTGGCTAAACATCCTACTAGGTTTGAATCTTTTCTTTAGGAAGATCATCACATATTTAAATTCAGTATCTTGTGTTGGAGAAGTCCACAATACAATTGTTTATTGAAGAGTGCTAACAACATATTCCTTAACACATTTTTCATAACACATATCCTATTAttg encodes:
- the LOC100783667 gene encoding uncharacterized protein, translating into MKKLCPNLDREDGLETVLEVPIPEEILTHKSGTTKAWHNMKNWMKPHAESRSNSASMAAVFGGKNTEIQLLLGVVGAPLIPSPIASDNQPITRSIKDQHIEVSMAKYIVKQYVAAVGGERALNSVDSMYAMGQVKMATSEFSAGEGSVNSKKVKNLQMKGEVGGFVVWQKRPELWCLELVVSGYKISAGSDGKVAWRQTPWHHSHASRGPPRPLRRFLQGLDPRSTANLFSNSICIGEKTVNNEDCFILKLEAESSTLRARSNSNVEIVRHTVWGYFSQRTGLLVQLEDSHLLKLKSHESESIYWETNMESLIQDYRTVDGIQVAHAGKTWVSLFRFGGGPETHSRTRMEEVWQVEEVDFNVKGLSIDCFLPPSDLKREEEENDQECGGGGVAISNNNAKLPYKIRSASFRISASKVAAVNLDDSSCTSSESDEDL